In Candidatus Manganitrophus noduliformans, the genomic stretch CGAGAAGGGGATTGATGTCGATCTCCTTGATCCATCGCTGCTCGACGACCAGCCGGCTGAACCGGACGAGGAGCTGCTCCAGCGCGGCAAGATCGATCGGCCCCTTCCCCCGCACCCCCTTCAGCGCGGTAAATATTTTCGTCTGCTCCATCATCCGGCGGGCCAGCGTGGTGGTCAGCGGCGGAAGGCCCAAGGCCCGATCTTGGAAAACTTCGACCAGTGTTCCCCCTGTTCCGAAGAGGAGAACCGGGCCGAACTCCGGATCGGGACTGCTCCCCAAAATCAATTCATAGCCGTCGCGGGCGATCATCGGCTGGACGGTGACCCCGAGAAAATCGCCTCCCTTTACCTTCTTCTCGATCGCCCGATAGGCGCGCCGGACGGCGGCGGCGTTGGCCAGGTTCAACTGAACGCCGCCGACGTCGCTTTTGTGGGTGATCGTCTCGGAGTGAAGCTTGAGGACCGCCGGGTATCCGATCTCGGCGGCGATCTCGACCGCCTCCGCCTCGTTTTTTGCAATCCGCGTTTCGACGGTCGGAAGGGCATAGGCGGCGAGGAGCTGTTTCGATTCCACCTCGGTCAGAAGGGTCCGCCCCGACTTGCGGGCCTTTTGAATCAACCGCTCGGCCGCGGCGCGATCGATCCCCTCCTCGGCGGCCAGCACCGGGGTTTCGTAGAGGCTGCGGAGATTATAGCTGTAGCGCCACATGTAGTTAAAGGCCCGGACGGCGGTGTCGGGGTAGGAGAAGGTCGGGACGCCGGCGCGGTTTAAGATCGTCACCCCGGCGGCGACGTCGGCCCCCCCCATCCAGCTTGCCAGCAGCGGTTTTCCGTCGAGCCGGGCGAGCCCCTTGAGCCGCTCGGCCGTCTGTGTCGGGTCGGTCATCGCCTGGGGCGCCAGGACGGCGAGCAGGCCGTCGCTGTTCGGATCTTTCGCGGCGATCTCGACCGCCTGCGCGTAGCGCTCGGCGCTGGCGTCGCCCAAGATGTCGATCGGATTGCCGTGGCTCCAGTGGGGGGGGAGAATTTGATTGAGCGCCTGAATCGTCTCCGGCGCCAGTTCGGCCAGCGCTCCCCCGGTGAGAATCAACGCATCGGTGGCGAGCACCGCCGGGCCGCCGGCGTTCGTCACGATCGTCAGCCGCGGTCCTTTGGGACGGGGCTGTTTGGCGAGGACCTCCGCCATGTAAAAAAGGTCGGCGATGCTGTTCACCCGCAGAACGCCGGAGCGGCGGAAGGCGGCGTGGAGCACTTCATCGCTTCCGGTGAGGGCGCCGGTGTGGGAGGCGGCCGCCTTGGCCGCCGCCTTCGTCCGCCCCGCCTTGATCACGATGATCGGTTTGGTCAGCGCGACTTCGCGGGCCGCCGAAATAAAAGAGCGGGCGTCTCCGATCGACTCCATGTAGAGGACGATGCTCTGCGTCCGGGGATCTTCGCCGAGATAGCCGATCAGATCGCCCCAGTTCACATCGAGCATCGATCCGATCGAGACGAAGGCGGAGAAGCCGACCATTTCCTGAAGGCTCCAGTCGAGGATCGCCGTGCAGAGGGCCCCGCTCTGGCTGATGAAGCCGACATTTCCCGGCCGGGCCATGGTCCCCGCGAACGTCGCGTTCAATCCGGTCAGGGGGCTCATCACCCCGAGGCAGTTCGGGCCGATGATCCGCATCTTTCCGCGGCGCGCCTCGGCGAGGATCTGCCGCTCCAATTCGACCCCGGCGGCGCCGGCCTCTTTGAAGCCGGCCGAGATGATGATCGCCCCCCGCGCGCCGGCCTGGACGCATTCGCGGATGATCCCCGGCACCGTCTGCGCCGGGGTGGCGATCACGGCGAGATCGATCCTTTCCGGGACCTGGGCGATGCTCGGATAGGCCTTGATCCCCAAGACGCTCGAACGTTTCGGATTGATCGGAAAGACGACCCCGCCGAACGGGTTGCCGATGAGATTTCGAAGGATCGTCCTCCCGACGCTCCCTTCGCTTTCGGTCGCGCCGATGAGCGCGACCGTCCGCGGCGAAAAGAAAACGTCGAGGGGATGATGGCGCCGCCGAAAAATGTCGTGGGCCGGTTCCCGCTCCGGGATCGGTTTGATCTTGGACATTGAT encodes the following:
- a CDS encoding bifunctional acetate--CoA ligase family protein/GNAT family N-acetyltransferase, whose amino-acid sequence is MSKIKPIPEREPAHDIFRRRHHPLDVFFSPRTVALIGATESEGSVGRTILRNLIGNPFGGVVFPINPKRSSVLGIKAYPSIAQVPERIDLAVIATPAQTVPGIIRECVQAGARGAIIISAGFKEAGAAGVELERQILAEARRGKMRIIGPNCLGVMSPLTGLNATFAGTMARPGNVGFISQSGALCTAILDWSLQEMVGFSAFVSIGSMLDVNWGDLIGYLGEDPRTQSIVLYMESIGDARSFISAAREVALTKPIIVIKAGRTKAAAKAAASHTGALTGSDEVLHAAFRRSGVLRVNSIADLFYMAEVLAKQPRPKGPRLTIVTNAGGPAVLATDALILTGGALAELAPETIQALNQILPPHWSHGNPIDILGDASAERYAQAVEIAAKDPNSDGLLAVLAPQAMTDPTQTAERLKGLARLDGKPLLASWMGGADVAAGVTILNRAGVPTFSYPDTAVRAFNYMWRYSYNLRSLYETPVLAAEEGIDRAAAERLIQKARKSGRTLLTEVESKQLLAAYALPTVETRIAKNEAEAVEIAAEIGYPAVLKLHSETITHKSDVGGVQLNLANAAAVRRAYRAIEKKVKGGDFLGVTVQPMIARDGYELILGSSPDPEFGPVLLFGTGGTLVEVFQDRALGLPPLTTTLARRMMEQTKIFTALKGVRGKGPIDLAALEQLLVRFSRLVVEQRWIKEIDINPLLVSEDRQIALDARVVVHGKEVREEDLPKLAIRPYPAQYVSRSALKDGTPVTIRPIRPEDEPLMVRFHQALSDQSVYLRFFQPLKLSQRVAHERLTRICFIDYDREMALVVERKDPDTETRDLLGAARLTKIEGTEEAEFSILIADPYQRQGLGTELLRRLIRIGRDEHLKKIRADILPDNTAMQRVCKKLGFKIRREVGDPLVSAELEI